One Flexistipes sp. DNA segment encodes these proteins:
- a CDS encoding VOC family protein, with product MLFRRIDHVEIVPSNMERTLQFYQGILGFETWLRQSVNVPPLQEIIYLKLSDTMLELLSVEDPDDPSASKWQVGYRMMALEVDDMDEAVNYLQNQGIEITWGPVDMGKTKRAEIRDPDGLGIELRELSR from the coding sequence ATGTTGTTTCGCAGGATTGACCATGTGGAAATTGTACCCTCTAATATGGAGCGTACACTGCAATTTTATCAAGGGATACTGGGCTTTGAAACTTGGCTCAGACAGTCGGTAAATGTACCGCCCCTGCAAGAGATCATTTATTTGAAACTTTCAGATACCATGTTGGAGCTTTTATCTGTGGAAGATCCGGACGATCCTTCTGCTAGTAAATGGCAGGTGGGATACAGGATGATGGCTTTGGAAGTGGACGACATGGACGAGGCGGTAAACTATCTGCAAAATCAGGGAATTGAAATTACTTGGGGCCCGGTTGATATGGGAAAAACAAAAAGAGCGGAAATCCGGGATCCGGATGGCTTGGGCATAGAACTGCGGGAATTGTCCAGATAA